The Caldisericia bacterium DNA window GAGATACTTTAAGAAAATTTATAATTAATCTTAATTTTGAATTTGAAAATAATACGCCAAAAGAAATTTTAAATGAGATTCTAAGAATTAAATTATTAGATAGTTTTGAAAAAGGCATCTCTTTTCTTAAAAACATAAATTTAAATCAAGGTAAAAAACTTATTATTGCAACTTATATTTCACTTTTTGATAGAGATATAAATTTCAAAACCTTAACAAGAAAAGATGTTCTTCAAAAAATATTTTATCTTTTTGAAAATGACTATGAGGAATTTTCAAATTACTTAAAATCGAATACANNNNNNNNNNGAATACAGAATTTCTAAAATTTGTATTAAATATAATTACCCCTAATTCATTTATAAAAGGAAGAAGAGAGCTTGCTTTAAGGTTTTTAAATCACTTTAATGATCATGAATTAAAAAAATTTATAGAGTTTTATTTAAATTTAAAAGAAAAAGATAGGAAGATTATAGATATATTAATTAGAAACTATGAAAGATTTAGTAGATTATCGATCAATTTAAGTTTAAAATTTGAGAATTATATATTTATTAAAAAAATTTCAGATAGTTTAAATTTAAATTTTAATTCAATGATTCTTTCTTTATACTATTTCTCAAAATGGGAAAGGGTTAAATTAAGAAGAATTTTATTAAATTTAATATTAATATTAAATAAAAAGGAGATAAAATTTTCATAATTTTTGGAGGAAATTATGGAAGTGAAAGAGGCAATTGAAAAAAGGAGAGCTTATAGGTCATTAGATGAAATTGAGATAAGTGAAGATATGATAAAAGATTTATTTAATTCTGCTGTTTTGGCTCCATCTTGCTTTAATAATCAACCTGAAAGATTTATATTTGTAAAAAGTAAAGATAAACTAAATGAAATTTTTGGAGCACTTTCTAAAAATAATGATTGGGCTAAATTTTCTTCTATGATAACTGTTGTCTATACAAAAAAAGATTTAGATTGTGATATTAAAGGAAGAGAATATTTTCTTTTTGATACAGGAATGTCAGTTGGTTTTAT harbors:
- a CDS encoding nitroreductase family protein, which gives rise to MEVKEAIEKRRAYRSLDEIEISEDMIKDLFNSAVLAPSCFNNQPERFIFVKSKDKLNEIFGALSKNNDWAKFSSMITVVYTKKDLDCDIKGREYFLFDTGMSVGFMILRATELGLVAHPIAGYDEDKVKEILQIPNDYTVITLIIFGKKREEIREVLTDKQKEQEINRPPRKPFEELAKII